The nucleotide sequence cctgTGACATTTGTCTGGTGGCagtgtttccagctgcagcagtgtAGAGTTTCCCTCTGTGTACTTGCCCTGGGTTTTCGCATAAAGGCGCCTTTTTAATCAAACTAGGACATGCACTTTAAGAGCACCATAAGTCATAATTCCTGGAATTTAGTACTGTTGACATTTCCACATGAAAGCGGGGGATGAATCAAATCTGTGTGGAAGGTGGATTTGTTAAGCATACTGTACAGTGCGTCTTTAAAAGGACACACATAAAGGCCATCTACATATATGGGGCAGGGCTGCATATCTTCTGGACTTCTCATCTATCAGACAAAAATGCTAGTTTCAACTTTGTAAACATGAAGGTTTGCTGCTGATTGGCATTTATTATAAGTTTAGGATGAACATGCTTTAGTTTTGGGGTCATGATTGAGCACTTTGAAGGCATCGCCTTTAAAGTAGGTTGGTTGCATGCAACCAATCAAACAAGACCTGTAGTTAACTACTTTTAGAAGAAAGGTTCTTGatgttcctttttaaaaatgtatttattttttatacaaGACCTCGCACCTTAGTAGCTTTCCATATCAATTTGCATTATACAAATCGTGTCATGTGAACAACAGCCGCAAGCGCCACTGCTTCAGTCAGTCGAGCCAGCGCCACAAAAACAAGTTCATCATCGCAGTTGGCTGTGTGGATATCGGTATCGAGTGATTTTGAGATGTACCACCATTAAACTGCTTCCATCACAGCTGAGACCAGGCAGTCAGGCACAGAAGAGTGTAAACACCAGCTGAAGAGCAGAAggcatcatcaccatcatcatcgtcatcccTCCATGGAAACCTGTTAATGATCTCATGGTAGGATTTGATCCACATGTGCAAGGAAGCCAactaattaaacaaacaaatggcAATTAAATGAGACTTCCATAAGCCATATAACAACTGGGCCGGTGGAGAAGAAAAAGGCAAACATAACAAACCACACAAGCTCAGTCATTGCTGCACTGAGCACACAGTCAGTGTTCACTGTTTGTTTGATAGATCTCCCATTAAAATCTTTCATTCTGTGTAGAAATTGCACTCATTAGGAGCATGCCTGAGTGATTGTTTTATAATGTGATGTGAAATTGTTGTCTTCATAGAGCAACAACTACAATTTAAAGAAACTGATATGCTGGTTTGTCTcttagcttttctttttttttgctgaggaTTAGATGAGAAGATACATTGTCTCATGTGTTTGCTTTGGTGCATCTGCTCACCAGTCCAGAATATCACTCCTGACGTATTACAGCATGTTGGTTTAATCACTTTTgacttaaaaacataaaaacaacaatttgcatttttatggGCAGGTTATGAGACAGCtgacagctggaataggctccCGTGAATCTGAATTGGATAAacggttaagaaaatggatgggtgGTTATGAGACAGAGTGCTTCTTGGCTCGGAGTATTTTGTTACCTTATGTCACATCCAGGCAGCCCTGAGTTTACAACAAAATAAGCTAACACGCAAATATTTTTCACACATCGTCTTGGAATATTCATTGGAATAACAAGCATTCTCTTAAGTAGTTGTAACAATAAAGAGTTTACAGTAAATTAGTGTCCCTTGATTTTATTAGGTACTGACAGCTCTTGGTGATAGTTTTTGGAGCTGTAGCctgtggttttaattttgcattgtCATTATGCCTCTATTGTGCATGGTGTTTGCTCCGTTGAAGGAAGTGGGAATTTTCCTTTTAAATCCCTCTCCCTGTAAttgtcttcctttttttccagtCAGCATTCAAAACCCAGAAGATATTCAGTTCACACTCTATAAAACTGGAAACACTGCTACTTTGTTAAGCAATTCAATTTCAACAAActtattgtttcatttttaaacgATGTTAACTACACAGTACAACATGCGCCCAATTGTGCACCTTTACTCAATAAACTACAATCTCAGGATAGATTTGAATATTATGTCAGTTACACAAATTTACCACAAGATAAAAACCACCTTCCTAAACACGCATGTAGAAAAAGTCAGGCTATTTTATTGGCTAAACATGATAAAGCAAGGTGAAAGACCCCGCCCATGTATTGTTCAGACCTTCTGTTTGTTAGGGGTatccaatcagaagaaagtagCCTGAAAGTGAAGGGGAATGGGCCTCAACAGCTTCAAACATTAGATAAGGTGATGTGTTGCATCAAGGCTGATTGTGAAATACAATGTTTCTTTAGTAAAGTCCAAGAAAAGAAATATGGAGATGAAAGTAGCATAACAGTCCACTTTAAAGAGAATTCCTGGACCTGAAGTTTCCCATCAGAACATTACATTGCCCCTAGAATATGTTACCCACTTTGCCcgtcagtgttttgtgttttgttttttaattgtgcgTGATTGATTAGCACTAGTATAATatctctttgtgtctttgttcagTGTAATCCAGAAATAAAGGTCTGGGATTGAACttgttgaaaagaaaaatcagaaatTTCACAGATGTTTTCCTTCTAATATCAAGATTAATTGGTGGTTAATGAAAGCCTTGATTGTTCAAGCTCCAGGAAAAGGTGGTACTTTAGGTGTACTCATGAACCTGTGAGACACTGGTCTCCCACGGAGATTTTTACTCACCAATGACTCTTATAGCTCGGCTATCTAGATGACAATCTATCAGAGGATCGCACCACCATCTGCTGTCGTGAATACAGAGTGGCTCTTGTGTTTGGTAGAAGCACTCAGGGAAATGCCAGTAGTCCAGAACTCAGTGACATTTTCAGAGGTACTGCTCTTACCTACAGGGGCTTACAGCCTGCCCTTCACTGCAGATTTCCCAGTCAGCATTGCCTACATCTGCAGCTGCTACTGACCTCTCAGTGAACGACCCTGGGTGCTTCCTTTTTGGCATGGCGCACACGcactgtaaaagaaaagaaaacaatcgtGGGACCCTTTGAATGATACAAAAGGAATGTGAGTGAAAGAGTTTGGGAACAGACTGGCCCCAGGTCAGCGTGTCGTTTCTGCGTCTGCCAGCTCATTTTTATTCCCCTCTCATTCCTCAACTCGCCCTCAAGTCTGTTAAAGATTCATGGCTTTGCTGTTTAGCTGTTCAGTTGTGACTTAACAATGCTTTAACAGAGAGTTAGTCTGTAGTTGTAGTCATGTATGCTGCACATACAGAGCAGAGGTCTTTGCTGTCTGTGCTAGCCTGTGGGGGGACCTTCAGGGAATAAAGCTGTAGGAGAGGAGCAGCTGTGATGGCATTTGCAGGCAGTCTCTGGGTTTCTGTGACCCCATGTTTGCATCAGAGGACTACTTTCTTATCTTTTCTATCGCTTTCTTTTCTGGAGcagtattattattgttcttgtCTCTGAGGAATACTGACTCTGTAGTGTTTTAGTGGTTGGCGGTGTCCATGACCTAGTTAAGTATGGAGTGAGAACAGGAAGCAGAAGAGGAATAAAAAGCTAATGGGAGCttgatttgcttttgtttgttttgttttgccagGACTCTTTCTGGCCACATCCCTgctggttttcttttctttctttttttttttaatgagtttaGGTTTTTACCCTTGTTTTCCACATTTATTGGCACTCTCTCAAGCTTTCACCCtttcctgtctttttttcttttgtaagtACGTTTAAGACAGACAAATTAACTCTAGTCAACAGGCCCAACTGTTAGTGAGACCCCCTTTCTCCAGTGTAATTAGGATGACCAATTAGCACAGATGTTAAGAGTGTCATTAATTGTATACCAAAATAGAAATTGCAATTACGAACACCTTCATTAATCTGTTTATTAATTTCCTCTTGGTGATCCCTCCACTGTAGAATTGTTTCTAAGTAGCTGCTTTTTTTCTCCGTTTTGGTtattctttgtgatttttcacttACTTGCCAGTATTTTACATGTCTTGTTGGCTATACCGAAGTAGAAATGCACAGGATAAAGTGGAAAAAGTACACCCACGGCTTTGAAAGGAGACAACACTGTGATTTATTTGCTTCTTGCAACACTTCCACAGCCGTCTGACACCCCCTCCTCCCTCTGGCAGGTGTAATGAGAGCGCTGGTCATGGGCAGATGATGGATGTGGAGACGTCGTATTCAGACTTCATCAACTGTGATCGCACAGGCCGCAGGAACGCAGTGCCCGACATCTCAGGGGAGGGGTCAGTAGTGACCAGCACCAGTGAACTCACCAAAGACATGGCAGAGATGGACCTGAAGGCTGCAGGTCAGTAAAGCCACATCAGAATGAATGTGTGTTATACAGTGTGAAAGCAAATCAGAGAAAATAAGCATATAGTTTTGCATATTGTAAACTAAAAATTTGCTTGGCAAGATTTTAGACTGGCCAACAGTGTAAAACCCATAGACTGTATATCAAAGATGG is from Oreochromis niloticus isolate F11D_XX linkage group LG20, O_niloticus_UMD_NMBU, whole genome shotgun sequence and encodes:
- the pkig gene encoding cAMP-dependent protein kinase inhibitor gamma isoform X2, which translates into the protein MMDVETSYSDFINCDRTGRRNAVPDISGEGSVVTSTSELTKDMAEMDLKAAGGDPGSSPAPEAEGSNSQAAQGSGGPS
- the pkig gene encoding cAMP-dependent protein kinase inhibitor gamma isoform X1, which codes for MMDVETSYSDFINCDRTGRRNAVPDISGEGSVVTSTSELTKDMAEMDLKAAAGGDPGSSPAPEAEGSNSQAAQGSGGPS